The DNA segment TTCGGTTGCAGCTCTTCTGGCTACCACAAGCAATGTCATCGTCTCTCCAGATGCCCTGGCTAAAGGCAAGACCACTCACCGCCGCGCCAGCCACGCTTACCTGGTACCACCACCTCCAGCTTATGCGCCTTCTATCTTGCCTGATATGAGACGCTATCAGTCAGCCAACTACACTACGAGCAACTCTCGTGTTGTCGATACCGAAGGTCAAGCCATCGACACCAAGTCAGCTGTTAACAATGTCCGCACTTATGGCGGCAGCAACAGCCAGGAATCCAAAGGTGTACGCGTAAACAAATACGTCACCAACTGGAACAGCTAAATTAAATCAAGCGATTATGCAAAAGACTCCATCAATTGATGGAGTCTTTTTGTTTGTTGATGTGTAATTAGCATCAAGTAGCAGCACTACCAGTAGTGCACCTACTTTTTAGAGATGATAGAGCAATTCATCATAACGCGCAGCAACAGCGGTGATAAGCTCTTTGGGTAGAGTCTTACGAGGCAGTTGTGTCTCCACGCTACCGCTTTGACCGATATCCGGTTTGAGCGAGTAATTGATCATCTCTTCGTACTCAGCAGGCAAGCTGCTGCCGTAGTGAGCCCAGACAAATCTGATACCACGTGAGGCGGCAACTATTCCGTCTTTAGCCAGACTATCGCCAATAAACAATGCTTCTTGAGGATAGACATCAAAGTCAGCCAACACTTTATCGAGACCGGCAGGAAATGGTTTTTCCCATTGAGTCGGGATAATATGCAGCGGAGTTTGCAAATCGGCAGTAGACTCTCTTAGTTTTTGCACGCGCTCTCTGCCGTGCACCAGAGTAATTGGATGGAAGATATCATCCTGATCTGGCTCCACTGTTTCCAGTGAATAAACAGCATCAAGCAAGCCGTCAAATATTTGTTTATTGCGCACACGTGCCATGTATTCGGGGGCATCACTGAGAGCAACTACTTTGACACCTTTAGCCTTAAGCTCCTGCAGAGTCTCCAGGACCTGGGGATAAGGTCTCAAATATTTGGCACGGTTGGCATCAACTGATTGCCAAAATGGTCTGACAAATTCTTCCACAAAAGCATCTGGATCTTTAGCAAAATGCTTCCAGGCAAACCCTGTCTCCTCAAGTAACCACGGATACTCGTGAGTACCGCGTCTCTCGATGACGTGGCCGATATCTTGAGCAAGCTC comes from the Candidatus Obscuribacter sp. genome and includes:
- a CDS encoding HAD family hydrolase, whose product is MYDLRNQITGAGAATLSMDRQIRTRLVITDVDGTLASFWDYFVPAMRDFLRDISARTKMPVSELAQDIGHVIERRGTHEYPWLLEETGFAWKHFAKDPDAFVEEFVRPFWQSVDANRAKYLRPYPQVLETLQELKAKGVKVVALSDAPEYMARVRNKQIFDGLLDAVYSLETVEPDQDDIFHPITLVHGRERVQKLRESTADLQTPLHIIPTQWEKPFPAGLDKVLADFDVYPQEALFIGDSLAKDGIVAASRGIRFVWAHYGSSLPAEYEEMINYSLKPDIGQSGSVETQLPRKTLPKELITAVAARYDELLYHL